The following are from one region of the Spodoptera frugiperda isolate SF20-4 chromosome 20, AGI-APGP_CSIRO_Sfru_2.0, whole genome shotgun sequence genome:
- the LOC118282261 gene encoding LOW QUALITY PROTEIN: pseudouridylate synthase 7 homolog (The sequence of the model RefSeq protein was modified relative to this genomic sequence to represent the inferred CDS: inserted 1 base in 1 codon), giving the protein MNTNRPWMNNKRDRNMRGGFRGGRGGPRGWSGNQRGFKGTWGSFDGPSTGNKFQNNYAPNKGQWKKRDTPGKRLSEADIGVTEYVSKHEGFNGIIKSRYSDFQVSEINEQGEIAKLTCTKPPPAPEEEAVSEDEDLLLSKYNLEILPMETWDKINTLAVSKDPEPDCVEIDMEGVTKEQRTKIHDAVKKAFGDIIVGSTVNIEDKKLMRFQKFKKGVRIDNRVKWTWPAEYVHFIVHKENCDTMDAAMRIAERIGVHVKPSMLGYAGTKDRRAKTSQWFSARRLDPRRFVAATRYLKDIHVGNFTFKNHNLKLGMLQGNRFRIALRNVTASDEVVNTACKDLQEHGFINYYGLQRFGTRVETPTFNIGLKLLQGNFKDAIELILDCREGPLAGAAAAYRAXGAAAGARALPRRLAVPEARLLRALSDAPNDLLGALGKLARNTRLLYLHSYQSLLWNKAVSERLRRHGLKPAVGDLVPLANIDKEDEFEDEDSDAEENQANDKDNKQQANNSQIEVKNEKVSIKKERTSSQSEQCNLKDKEKDKKNSPKDEEKPKVPVKILTQEDVDSGKYTMADVVMPLPGYSVDYPPNMLDYYEKLLSEVGLTLDMKHKIKSYRLCGAYRRVVVRPRDVSWRTVRYSDPFADLIASDLDELTNNAITAIRDDGKYRALLLNMTLPASCYATMALRELLKVDTSSDNQASQNNYHKSRKTSTTDENEGGEKKRKEADSPEKAKGADSAEKANEADSAEKESTDSIEKIKVENDSEIKLEIDADCGEKRKMLSESEQTEDVKRQKVDE; this is encoded by the exons ATGAATACAAACAGACCGTGGATGAATAATAAACGTGATCGCAATATGCGAGGAGGTTTTAGAGGGGGCCGAGGAGGTCCAAGAGGCTGGTCTGGTAATCAAAGAGGTTTTAAAGGTACGTGGGGCAGCTTTGACGGCCCCAGTACTGGtaataagtttcaaaataattatgctCCTAATAAGGGTCAGTGGAAAAAGAGAGATACTCCTGGGAAGCGACTCTCTGAAGCAGATATCGGTGTTACAGAGTATGTTAGTAAACATGAAGGATTTAATGGAATTATTAAGTCAAG ATATTCTGATTTTCAAGTATCAGAAATAAATGAACAGGGTGAGATAGCTAAGCTGACATGTACGAAGCCGCCACCGGCCCCAGAAGAAGAGGCTGTTAGTGAGGATGAGGACCTCCTCCTCTCTAAGTATAACTTGGAGATCTTACCCATGGAGACTTGGGATAAGATTAATACACTAGCTGTGAGCAAAGATCCTGAGCCAGATTGTGTTGAG aTTGACATGGAGGGAGTGACAAAGGAACAGAGGACTAAGATACATGATGCAGTGAAGAAAGCGTTTGGTGACATCATCGTGGGCAGCACTGTCAATATTGAAGACAAGAAACTGATGCGCTTCCAGAAGTTTAAAAAAGGAG TACGCATAGACAACAGAGTCAAGTGGACATGGCCAGCTGAATATGTGCACTTCATCGTGCACAAGGAGAACTGTGATACAATGGATGCGGCTATGCGTATTGCAGAACGAATAGGGGTGCA TGTGAAACCATCGATGTTGGGTTACGCGGGTACGAAGGACCGTCGCGCCAAAACGTCGCAGTGGTTCAGCGCCCGGCGACTGGACCCGCGTCGCTTTGTAGCGGCCACTCGGTACCTCAAAGACATACACGTTGGGAACTTCACTTTCAAGAACCACAACTTGAAGTTGGGCATGCTTCAGGGTAACAG attCCGCATTGCACTCCGCAATGTAACAGCTTCAGATGAGGTGGTGAATACTGCCTGTAAGGACTTGCAGGAACATGGTTTCATCAATTATTATGGACTACAGCGTTTTGGCACTCGAGTCGAAACACCTACATTCAACATTGGCTTGAAACTGTTGCAAGGAAACTTCAAAGAC GCCATCGAGCTGATCCTGGACTGCCGCGAGGGTCCgctggcgggcgcggcggcggcgtaccgtg ggggcgcggcggccggcgcgcgcgcgcTGCCGCGGCGGCTGGCCGTGCCCGAGGCGCGGCTCCTGCGCGCGCTCAGCGACGCGCCCAACGACCTGCTCGGCGCGCTCGGGAAACTCGCGCGGAACACTCGCCTGCTCTACCTGCACTCCTACCAGTCCCTGCTCTGGAACAAAGCCGTGTCGGAACGACTGCGCAGGCACGGACTCAAACCCGCCGTAGGGGACCTCGTGCCTCTCGCCAATATTGACAAAGAAG ATGAATTCGAGGATGAGGATTCAGATGCAGAAGAAAATCAAGCTAATGACAAAGACAATAAGCAGCAAGCAAACAACAGTCAAATTGAAGTGAAGAACGAGAAAGTAAGTATCAAGAAAGAAAGGACATCGTCACAATCAGAACAATGTAATCTCAAGGACAAGGAGAAAGACAAAAAGAACTCACCCAAGGACGAGGAAAAGCCAAAAGTACCGGTGAAGATACTGACACAAGAAGATGTGGACAGTGGGAAATATACCATGGCTGATGTTGTCATGCCCCTGCCCGGGTACTCCGTGGACTACCCGCCTAATATGTTAGACTATTATGAAAAGCTGCTCAGTGAAGTTGGTCTAACTTTGGACATGAAGCATAAAATCAA GAGTTACCGCCTATGTGGCGCGTACCGGCGCGTGGTGGTCCGTCCGCGCGACGTGTCGTGGCGCACGGTGCGCTACTCCGACCCCTTCGCCGACCTCATCGCCTCCGACCTCGACGAACTCACCAACAACGCCATCACCGCCATCCGAGACG ATGGCAAATACAGAGCCCTTCTACTCAACATGACGCTGCCCGCAAGTTGTTACGCAACGATGGCGTTAAGAGAGTTGCTCAAAGTGGACACTTCGAGTGATAACCAAGCTTCTCAGAATAATTACCATAAATCTCGTAAGACTTCAACTACAGATGAAAATGAGGGAGGAGAGAAAAAGAGGAAGGAAGCTGACAGTCCGGAGAAAGCTAAAGGTGCTGACAGTGCAGAGAAAGCAAACGAAGCTGACAGTGCAGAGAAAGAAAGTACTGACAGCATAGAGAAAATAAAGGTGGAAAATGACAGCGAAATTAAATTGGAGATTGACGCTGACTGTGGAGAGAAACGCAAGATGTTGAGTGAGAGTGAGCAGACAGAAGATGTAAAGAGACAAAAAgttgatgaataa
- the LOC118282263 gene encoding zinc finger protein 723-like, whose amino-acid sequence MDMQTEPLDLSTKGKKLNKMINIIDFKFLEGLNNHLVKLYERTSLVCGKDSYCLPQKTTNMKNILPCQVCLKTFDRPSLLKRHMRTHTGEKPHICNVCNKGFSTSSSLNTHRRIHTGEKPHKCPECGKCFTASSNLYYHRMTHTKNKPHKCLCCPRSFPTPGELRAHAAAAQHGWPRGHTHHAWSLTRLPTLPKAAATTHK is encoded by the exons ATGGATATGCAAACAGAACCCTTAGATTTATCAACAAAAGGCaagaaattgaataaaatgatTAACATAATCGACTTCAAGTTTCTAGAAGGGCTGAATAATCATCTAGTCAAGTTGTACGAAAGGACGAGCTTGGTGTGTGGCAAGGACAGCTACTGCCTGCCTCAGAAGACCACGAATATGAAGAACATACTTCCATGCCAAGTTTGCTTGAAGACCTTTGATCGACCTTCGTTGCTGAAGAGGCATATGAGAACGCATACAG GCGAAAAGCCGCACATTTGTAACGTGTGCAATAAGGGCTTCAGCACATCCAGCTCATTGAACACACATAGGAGAATACACACCG GTGAAAAGCCTCACAAATGTCCCGAATGTGGCAAGTGTTTCACGGCCAGCTCCAACTTGTATTATCATCGAATGACCCACACGAAG AACAAGCCCCACAAGTGCTTGTGTTGCCCGCGGTCGTTCCCGACGCCGGGCGAGCTGCGCGCGCACGCGGCCGCGGCGCAACATGGCTGGCCGCGCGGACATACTCACCACGCCTGGTCGCTCACAC gcCTCCCCACCCTACCGAAAGCCGCAGCAacaacacacaaataa